From Candidatus Pedobacter colombiensis, one genomic window encodes:
- a CDS encoding DUF2219 family protein translates to MKKLLCMLFFFWFNAVNISFAQQETPRHMVQVYWDDDFINFYGHGTDRAYTDGTRFTYFYTKKKPSRFIIDRLMPKAGDSSLNVFGLGLAQVIFTPDKIINPNFQPNDYPWSGSAFITHSLYSYNEKQKYDFQTELVLGVNGPASLARQAQEMIHHLIDDEQPQGWKYQFGNSLILNLNFTAEKQLLHYGNFLEVIGGGQVQVGTGINAASAYSIIRIGKMNPYFQGLMTQYGRSATRSKIQFYLVIKPRVQLVLSNAILQGGLNASRPAPILVPGNNGGPPTLQYYHPISNFIASYAYGPVLVLNRFSISSLQTTTTPWMKGLYSITWGNLTFNYVF, encoded by the coding sequence ATGAAAAAGCTTCTTTGCATGCTATTCTTCTTCTGGTTTAATGCTGTCAACATCTCCTTTGCACAGCAAGAAACCCCTCGGCATATGGTGCAAGTTTACTGGGATGATGATTTTATAAACTTTTATGGTCATGGTACCGACAGAGCTTATACTGATGGCACCCGTTTTACCTATTTTTACACAAAAAAGAAGCCTTCCCGTTTTATCATTGACCGCTTAATGCCCAAAGCAGGAGACAGCAGCCTAAATGTATTTGGCCTTGGGTTGGCACAAGTAATTTTTACCCCTGATAAGATAATCAACCCAAATTTCCAACCAAATGATTATCCATGGTCTGGAAGCGCATTTATCACACACAGCCTTTATTCATATAACGAAAAGCAGAAGTATGATTTCCAGACAGAATTGGTTCTTGGCGTTAATGGACCTGCTTCATTGGCCCGCCAAGCTCAGGAAATGATTCACCATCTCATCGATGATGAACAACCACAGGGATGGAAGTATCAATTCGGGAATAGCCTGATACTGAACCTGAATTTCACAGCAGAGAAACAATTATTGCACTATGGCAACTTTCTGGAAGTGATTGGAGGTGGACAGGTGCAGGTAGGAACAGGAATAAACGCTGCTTCAGCATATTCCATTATCCGGATTGGAAAAATGAATCCCTATTTCCAAGGGTTAATGACACAATACGGTCGCTCGGCAACAAGAAGCAAAATACAGTTTTATTTAGTGATCAAACCCAGAGTACAGTTGGTGCTTAGTAATGCTATATTACAGGGAGGTCTCAATGCCTCCCGCCCGGCCCCCATCCTTGTTCCGGGGAACAATGGAGGACCTCCTACCCTGCAATACTATCACCCCATCAGCAATTTCATAGCCAGCTATGCTTATGGACCAGTTCTAGTGCTCAACCGTTTCAGCATCTCTTCACTTCAGACCACAACGACCCCATGGATGAAAGGCTTGTATAGTATCACCTGGGGCAACCTTACCTTCAATTATGTTTTTTAA